A single region of the Azospirillum brasilense genome encodes:
- a CDS encoding heavy metal translocating P-type ATPase, which produces MQDRTIEAAPGTGQALRYKVAGMDCPSCVGKIETALRRLPGASGVGLNHHSQILRLTLDEAATPRATVEATIRGLGFGVEPADTIHIADGDGVVTDAISGTEPRWWQTGRGRLTILIALLVAGGYPLSWLAPGVADYAPVPAALFGLAVFGRRAVRLARSGSPFSIEMLMSVATLGALVIGEAEEAAVVVLLFAIGELLEGVAAGTARSGIRALSALVPRTALLIEGESARAVPVERLEVGQLVLVRPGDRVSADGVVEEGESDIDESPVTGESVPVAKTVGSSVFAGGINATGVLRVRVTRKASDNTIARIVQLVEEAQAAKSPTARWIERFSARYTPAVIAASVLAVLVPPLAFGGDWHTWIYRGLALLLIGCPCALVLSTPAAIASGIAAGARRGLLIKGGAALEAIGKVRTIAFDKTGTLTLGQPRVTDLLPLDGNERTLLGLAATVENGSAHPLARAILERAAADGVPLRPARDRKAVPGRAVQAVVGGRLIEVGSPRHAVERAVAGSLPADTVAAFEEEGKTVAVVLADGRPIGLLALRDEPRPDAAQGIAALRGLGVRSVMLTGDNRRTGQAVARTLGLEVEAELLPEDKLRAIAGLKKEGAVAMIGDGINDGPALAAADVGIAMGGGTDVALETADAALLGNRVEGVADLVTLSRATLANIHQNVAFALGLKAVFLVTTLFGITDLWLAILADTGATILVTLNALRLLRRKGVSPAPAL; this is translated from the coding sequence ATGCAGGACAGGACAATCGAGGCCGCCCCGGGCACCGGGCAGGCCTTGCGCTACAAGGTGGCGGGCATGGATTGCCCGAGCTGCGTCGGCAAGATCGAAACCGCGCTGCGCCGCCTGCCGGGGGCGTCGGGTGTCGGGCTCAACCACCATTCGCAGATTCTGCGGCTGACGCTGGACGAGGCGGCGACGCCGCGCGCGACGGTCGAGGCGACGATCCGCGGCCTCGGCTTCGGGGTGGAGCCCGCCGACACGATCCACATCGCCGACGGAGACGGCGTGGTTACCGACGCCATCAGCGGAACGGAGCCCCGCTGGTGGCAGACCGGCCGGGGCCGCCTCACCATCCTGATCGCTCTGTTGGTCGCCGGCGGCTATCCGCTGTCCTGGCTGGCGCCGGGCGTGGCGGATTACGCGCCGGTGCCCGCCGCCCTGTTCGGGCTGGCCGTCTTCGGGCGCCGCGCCGTCCGGCTCGCCCGCTCTGGCTCGCCTTTCAGCATCGAAATGCTGATGTCGGTGGCGACGCTGGGCGCGCTCGTCATCGGGGAGGCGGAGGAAGCCGCGGTGGTCGTCCTGCTCTTCGCCATCGGCGAACTGCTGGAGGGTGTGGCCGCCGGGACCGCCCGTTCGGGCATCCGGGCGCTGTCGGCCCTGGTCCCGCGGACCGCCCTGCTGATCGAAGGGGAGAGCGCCCGCGCGGTGCCGGTGGAGCGGCTGGAGGTCGGGCAGCTCGTGCTCGTCCGGCCCGGCGACCGCGTGTCCGCCGACGGCGTGGTGGAGGAGGGCGAGTCCGACATCGACGAATCCCCGGTGACCGGTGAATCCGTGCCGGTCGCCAAGACCGTGGGCTCTTCGGTCTTCGCCGGCGGTATCAACGCCACCGGCGTGCTGCGCGTCCGGGTCACCCGCAAGGCGTCGGACAACACCATCGCCCGCATCGTCCAGCTCGTCGAGGAGGCGCAGGCCGCCAAATCGCCGACCGCGCGCTGGATCGAGCGGTTCAGCGCCCGCTACACCCCAGCCGTCATCGCCGCGTCGGTCCTCGCCGTCCTGGTGCCGCCGCTGGCCTTCGGCGGGGATTGGCACACTTGGATCTACCGCGGTCTGGCGCTGCTGCTGATCGGCTGCCCCTGCGCGCTGGTCCTCTCCACCCCGGCGGCCATCGCCTCCGGGATCGCCGCGGGCGCCCGGCGAGGCCTGCTCATCAAGGGCGGCGCCGCGCTGGAGGCGATCGGCAAGGTGCGGACCATCGCCTTCGACAAGACCGGGACGCTGACCCTCGGGCAGCCGCGCGTCACCGACCTCCTCCCGCTCGACGGAAACGAGCGCACGCTGCTCGGCCTCGCCGCCACGGTCGAGAACGGTTCGGCCCACCCGCTGGCCCGCGCCATCCTGGAGCGCGCGGCGGCCGACGGCGTGCCGCTGCGTCCGGCCCGCGACCGCAAGGCCGTGCCGGGACGCGCGGTGCAGGCCGTGGTCGGCGGGCGCCTGATCGAGGTCGGCTCTCCCCGCCACGCCGTCGAGCGGGCCGTCGCCGGGTCCTTGCCCGCCGACACCGTCGCCGCCTTCGAGGAGGAGGGCAAGACGGTCGCCGTGGTCCTGGCGGATGGCCGGCCCATCGGGCTCCTGGCGCTGCGCGACGAGCCACGGCCCGACGCCGCCCAGGGGATCGCCGCGCTGCGCGGGCTCGGCGTGCGCAGCGTCATGCTGACCGGCGACAACCGCCGCACCGGTCAGGCGGTCGCCCGGACGCTCGGCCTGGAGGTCGAGGCCGAACTGCTGCCGGAGGACAAGCTGCGCGCGATCGCGGGTTTGAAAAAGGAAGGGGCGGTCGCGATGATCGGCGACGGAATCAACGACGGCCCCGCGCTGGCCGCCGCCGACGTTGGAATCGCCATGGGCGGCGGCACCGACGTCGCGCTGGAGACCGCCGACGCCGCCCTGCTGGGCAACCGCGTCGAGGGGGTGGCCGACCTCGTCACCCTGTCGCGGGCGACGCTCGCCAACATCCACCAGAACGTCGCCTTCGCGCTCGGCCTGAAGGCGGTCTTCCTGGTGACGACGCTGTTCGGCATCACCGACCTGTGGCTGGCCATCCTGGCGGACACCGGGGCCACCATCCTCGTCACGCTCAACGCGCTGCGCCTGCTCCGCCGCAAGGGTGTGAGCCCGGCGCCGGCACTCTGA
- the lspA gene encoding signal peptidase II, with product MSLPWAALSAGLSSAGLKLAGTIGAAVLVLDQLTKWVALEHLLDPPRLIEVTPFLNFVLGFNTGVSFRLLENDSVYGPWLLSGAALLVVAVLVVWAARSDSRAEAASFGAIAGGAVGNVVDRLRQGAVTDFIDVHAFGWHWPTFNVADIGITGGVGLLLLSGLWPRKASDDDTPANRDGAPR from the coding sequence ATGAGTTTGCCATGGGCGGCCCTGTCCGCTGGTCTGAGTTCCGCTGGTTTGAAACTGGCGGGGACCATCGGCGCCGCGGTCCTGGTCCTCGATCAGCTCACCAAATGGGTGGCGCTGGAGCATCTTCTGGATCCGCCGCGGCTGATCGAGGTCACGCCGTTTCTCAATTTCGTGCTCGGCTTCAACACCGGCGTCAGCTTCAGACTGCTGGAGAACGACAGCGTCTACGGCCCCTGGCTGCTCTCCGGAGCGGCACTGCTCGTCGTCGCGGTTCTCGTGGTCTGGGCGGCCCGCTCGGACAGCCGCGCCGAGGCGGCGAGCTTCGGCGCGATCGCGGGCGGGGCGGTGGGCAACGTCGTCGACCGCCTCCGCCAGGGCGCCGTCACCGACTTCATCGACGTGCACGCCTTCGGCTGGCACTGGCCGACCTTCAACGTCGCCGACATCGGCATCACCGGCGGCGTCGGCTTGCTGCTGCTCTCCGGGCTGTGGCCGCGCAAGGCGTCCGACGACGACACCCCGGCCAATCGGGATGGCGCGCCCCGCTGA